Proteins encoded together in one Tripterygium wilfordii isolate XIE 37 chromosome 14, ASM1340144v1, whole genome shotgun sequence window:
- the LOC120015411 gene encoding uncharacterized protein LOC120015411, producing the protein MQMKFLDWYLKISAGSALVGAGMEFFMIKTGFYDKVTVLESEKRAWESSPEAQAMREALNPWRNNDSEAGKNS; encoded by the exons A TGCAAATGAAGTTTCTGGATTGGTACTTGAAGATATCGGCTGGGTCAGCTCTTGTTGGGGCTGGCATGGAATTTTTCATGATTAAGACTGGATTCT ATGACAAAGTGACTGTTCTGGAGTCAGAGAAGCGAGCTTGGGAGAGCTCTCCTGAAGCTCAGGCAATGAGAGAAGCTCTGAATCCGTGGAGAAACAATGACTCAGAAGCAGGGAAGAATTCCTAG
- the LOC120015221 gene encoding uncharacterized protein LOC120015221, translating to MGSFGDIDTEIEPTFDEGKPIKGEQEIDFDHAETQLFDSQLSGDEGDAVEFQCLQNTEPFDKTSPVDEVLETQEVDLAGETQVLDFGGETQVVNFAGETQLLDDPDCNEVMATQLLEDTDNECAPDSDREGSDGTEVLEDCDDHSDDEFPKKGDFTPFDGKKIERTSSYRHGDKGLVEQPEEWSAEPRNSGVGSSPMFTSVRVASLRSSGLAARRTSPNGTKTQCYSFSAYGQASQPETLSKEKLKANYGKEVHQVHDTGIHHEEVEILRCENKCKVGSLIVRKLFTEDSSAKTNGFAHDSNNTEEGADVLQLPLCDNGMAGLSYVDSQEPGEASQANALNVVERLINDNFMEFDNETEYGLRSGGKSDPVLSAKGPQLLAMKASERNLIGEEGIFDWDDNREDDGGGDFFRRRKEDFFAVEKHKKRSFTEPRKPKGGNLRNGGAHQKQSNLHCEKVVHSDSKMLMHNTSTMQETKMNIQKNLINEFDEDSLAGQFKTTGTMVDPPEMVNVGFDTQMAAEAMEALFCGEGILDHAANNPHQEIENNAKVSPGRSTRGRKDKKVLPKQSSLKTNNDAGVTTRQSKVVSAKSSKRSSVSSQNFLKNVRKSCDTELLVRKRRRVMLNAKESVISSGRKTLNKVHSQVDEKRKPEGVLRKTRLDRLGGCGAGKLNGNNTLKNKHLEKEVGSFIPIAKRTRYSRVPYQLERADDAPSNHTEEINHLIADHEGTRTGITSAEASRVLNCEGENSKLGSNISGKLENATPNQHEQLRSTLTDVSIGFKTFSHPRGRRSCRKLLQKVNGTVNLDAQCKLSVRPADSGPKVTRPKRSRSNAKDTSTELNLKKKLELSTVTRPALSSANKILERNLLGQSGDKSDSRDLIHNCNLSDMNDKMTSIESRKVKHSDRKRDADSSLSSKNVGANVDVDNSPGKRPKPSDVACTTPVNCATPSNAASPVCMGNEYYKQSCKKNLSRSCLLRELNSLCYTGLQPACAVKESRKRRDMGNVRVLFSHHLDDDIVKHQKKILVRLGASVAFSITDATHFVTDKFVRTRNMLEAIASGKPVVTQLWLDSVGQANYLVDEEKYVLRDIRKEKEIGFNMSISLARARQHPLLQGQRVLITPNTQPGKEIISSLVKAVHGQPVGRMGRSALKDDKFPDDLLVLSCEEDYGICVPFLEKGAAIYSSELLLNGVVTQRLEYNRHRLFTDHVKKTRSTLWLRKDDGKFLPVAKHK from the exons ATGGGTTCCTTCGGGGACATTGATACTGAAATTGAACCAACTTTTGATGAAGGCAAGCCAATCAAAGGGGAACAAGAAATCGATTTTGACCATGCTGAGACCCAGCTCTTTGATTCCCAGCTCTCAG GTGACGAAGGGGATGCTGTTGAATTTCAATGTTTGCAAAATACTGAGCCTTTTGATAAAACTTCTCCAGTAGATGAGGTGCTTGAGACTCAAGAAGTGGACCTTGCTGGTGAAACCCAAGTATTGGATTTTGGGGGTGAAACTCAAGTAGTCAATTTTGCTGGTGAAACACAATTATTGGATGACCCAGATTGCAATGAGGTTATGGCTACCCAGCTATTGGAGGACACTGATAATGAATGTGCCCCTGATAGTGATCGTGAAGGATCTGATGGAACTGAAGTTCTGGAGGATTGTGATGACCACTCTGATGATGAATTTCCAAAAAAAGGTGACTTCACCCCATTTGACGGGAAGAAGATTGAGAGAACTTCTAGCTATAGACATGGCGACAAGGGGTTAGTGGAACAACCTGAAGAGTGGTCAGCTGAACCGCGAAACTCTG GCGTAGGATCTTCGCCAATGTTCACTTCTGTTCGTGTAGCATCTTTGCGCTCTTCTGGTCTAGCAGCTCGCAGAACTTCCCCAAATGGAACTAAAACTCAGTGCTACTCATTTTCAGCTTATGGCCAGGCGTCTCAACCAGAAACCTTGAGTAAAGAAAAACTGAAAGCAAACTATGGGAAGGAAGTTCACCAGGTACATGATACAGGGATACATCATGAGGAAGTAGAGATATTAAGGTGTGAAAACAAGTGCAAGGTTGGTTCTTTGATAGTAAGAAAACTCTTCACTGAAGATTCCTCTGCTAAAACCAATGGATTTGCTCATGACAGTAATAACACTGAGGAAGGAGCAGATGTGCTTCAGTTGCCCCTTTGTGATAACGGGATGGCAGGCTTAAGCTATGTTGATTCTCAAGAACCAGGAGAAGCATCTCAAGCCAATGCTCTGAATGTTGTGGAAAGGTTAATTAACGACAATTTTATGGAGTTTGACAATGAAACTGAGTATGGACTTCGAAGTGGAGGAAAATCAGATCCTGTTTtaagtgcaaaaggtccacaaCTTTTGGCAATGAAGGCCAGTGAAAGAAACTTGATTGGAGAAGAAGGAATATTTGACTGGGATGATAATCGTGAGGATGATGGGGGTGGGGATTTTTTCCGTAGGAGAAAGGAAGACTTCTTTGCTGTTGAAAAACATAAGAAGAGATCTTTTACTGAACCTCGAAAGCCCAAAGGAGGAAATCTACGTAACGGTGGTGCTCATCAAAAACAGTCAAACCTCCATTGTGAAAAAGTGGTGCATTCTGATTCGAAAATGCTGATGCATAATACAAGTACAATGCAGGAAACTAAAATGAATATCCAAAAGAATCTCATTAATGAGTTTGATGAAGATTCCTTGGCAGGACAGTTCAAAACGACTGGTACTATGGTAGATCCTCCTGAAATGGTAAACGTAGGGTTTGACACTCAGATGGCTGCTGAAGCTATGGAAGCCTTATTCTGTGGGGAAGGTATCCTTGATCATGCTGCCAACAATCCCCATcaagaaattgaaaacaatgCTAAGGTTTCTCCCGGACGTTCTACAAGAGGAAGAAAAGATAAAAAGGTCCTTCCAAAGCAAAGCTCTTTGAAAACGAATAACGATGCTGGGGTTACTACAAGACAGTCCAAGGTGGTCAGTGCTAAATCTAGCAAAAGATCTTCAGTTTCATCTCagaatttcttaaagaatgtgaGGAAGAGCTGTGATACAGAGCTACTAGTTAGAAAGAGGAGGAGAGTGATGTTGAATGCGAAAGAAAGTGTCATTTCCAGTGGTAGGAAGACTCTGAACAAAGTGCATTCTCAGGTTGATGAGAAAAGAAAGCCTGAAGGAGTTTTGCGCAAGACCCGACTGGACAGGCTAGGTGGTTGTGGTGCTGGAAAATTAAATGGAAATAACACTCTTAAGAATAAGCATCTAGAGAAGGAGGTTGGGAGTTTTATTCCCATTGCAAAGCGAACTAGATATTCCAGGGTTCCTTATCAATTGGAAAGGGCAGATGATGCACCCAGTAATCATACGGAAGAAATAAACCATCTGATAGCAGATCATGAAGGGACAAGAACTGGTATTACAAGTGCGGAAGCTTCTAGAGTGTTGAATTGTGAAGGAGAAAATTCGAAATTGGGTTCCAACATATCTGGAAAGCTTGAAAACGCCACACCAAATCAGCATGAGCAATTGCGTTCAACGTTGACAGATGTGAGTATTGGTTTCAAGACATTCAGTCATCCCAGAGGAAGAAGATCTTGTCGTAAATTGCTACAGAAAGTTAATGGAACTGTTAATTTAGATGCTCAATGTAAACTCTCTGTTCGGCCAGCAGATAGTGGACCAAAAGTCACTCGGCCTAAAAGGTCACGCAGCAATGCCAAAGATACTTCAACTGAGCTGAACCTGAAGAAGAAATTGGAGTTGTCTACAGTTACTCGTCCAGCTTTATCTTCTGCGAACAAGATTTTGGAAAGAAATTTGCTGGGGCAAAGTGGGGACAAATCAGATTCAAGGGATCTTATTCATAATTGTAACTTGTCTGATAtgaatgataaaatgacatcaATTGAGTCTAGGAAGGTGAAGCACTCTGACAGAAAGAGAGATGCAGATTCATCTCTGTCTTCCAAAAATGTTGGCGCAAATGTTGATGTAGATAATTCTCCAGGTAAAAGACCCAAACCATCTGATGTGGCTTGTACTACCCCAGTCAACTGTGCGACACCTTCAAATGCCGCATCACCTGTGTGTATGGGCAATGAATATTATAAACAATCATGCAAGAAGAACTTGTCAAGATCATGTCTtctaagagaactcaatagctTATGTTACACTGGGCTACAACCTGCTTGTGCTGTAAAAGAGTCAAGAAAAAGGAGAGACATGGGTAATGTTCGAGTTTTGTTCAGCCACCACTTGGATGATGATATAGTTAAGCATCAGAAAAAg ATTTTGGTGCGGCTTGGAGCTTCTGTAGCATTCTCTATCACTGATGCAACTCACTTTGTCACAGACAAATTTGTGCGCACTAGAAATATGTTAGAAGCTATCGCGTCTGGCAAACCAGTTGTGACTCAGTTGTGGCTTGATAGTGTTGGACAAGCTAATTATCTTGTAGATGAGGAGAAATATGTATTGCGAGacattagaaaggaaaaggagaTTGGCTTTAATATGTCGATATCCTTGGCACGTGCACGCCAGCATCCACTTTTGCAG GGTCAAAGGGTTTTGATCACTCCAAATACGCAGCCTGGTAAAGAAATAATTTCGAGTTTGGTTAAGGCAGTCCATGGTCAG CCTGTGGGGAGAATGGGCAGATCTGCTTTGAAGGATGACAAATTTCCGgatgatttgcttgttttatCTTGTGAAGAAGATTACGGAATCTGCGTCCCTTTCCTTGAAAAAG GGGCTGCCATCTACAGCTCAGAGTTGCTACTGAATGGTGTTGTTACACAGAGGCTGGAGTACAATAG GCATAGACTCTTCACAGATCATGTCAAAAAGACTCGTTCTACTCTATGGTTGAGGAAAGATGACGGGAAGTTTCTTCCGGTGGCAaagcataaataa
- the LOC120014937 gene encoding uncharacterized protein LOC120014937 encodes MECNKEEAIRAKVIAETKMQHKEFMSARKFILKAQKLYSNLESISQMLVVCDVHCSAEIKFKGNEIDWYEVLQIEQTADDASIKKQYRKFALQLHPDKNKFPGAEAAFKLIGEAQRVLLDRQKRSVLDVKLKSCLSNSAPSRVPQRASGNANIGAQSNPGRSSVNLTRQHQQPKQPAQSGVSNGFPTFWTVCPFCAVKYQYYREVINRPLRCHTCDKPFIAYDCGYQGASPATNLKQPTFPQQNDVPNQAARNGSFSAEHSKKEVSQKTAQSSEAGSKKGSGKRKRKQVSESSESCDTENGSNTREDEMVDEDDSIQAGQNLGCNREQIRRSERRKQRVSYNENLSDDEQSAKHPKEKKSRGLSCDAEEDDGDVMKKEESKTDEQSGLASGMNAVLKEMKREEDVGLGERLQDKIKEAINLNGTEKIVVDDGKKSFIAPNDSSSDLSSRNAPDVELFEYPDPDFHDFDEDRKEDCFAVGQIWAIYDTLEAMPRFYALIRKVFSPGFKLRITWLEPDPDDKYEIEWNDEGLPVACGKFKLGDSEYTEQQQMFSHLMDCEKGSQRNAYKVFPRKGETWALFKNWNIKWKSITDTHQNYEYEFVEILSDYNEDRGTYVAYLGKVKGYASIFCRMVKESTSTFQIPPSELFRFAYRVPSFPLTGEESEGVTKGSFELDPASLPTGLEEIDVPEELKVEAGSIDPSGLCSKPSDEIKDGIGSEASTFMDRADGEAAHLEPRDDNSGKVGEDYSAPPSPTFEDVDIPEPEFCNFEAYKSVENFQVGQIWSLYSEEDGLPKYYGQITKVVTEPSVKLQLKWLAHLPADTLQWFDKDVPICCGKFKITNDKDSYASTNTFSHQMRAEPAGKKNECHIFPRKGEVWALFKNLNPEMKCSELEHCKYDIVHVLEENDLHLKVSLLERVDGFNLVFKAQLRKGSVVTRDIRRVEQLRFSHQIPAFQLTEERGGGLRGCWELDPNALPVHYFA; translated from the coding sequence ATGGAGTGCAATAAAGAAGAGGCCATCAGGGCCAAGGTCATTGCTGAGACCAAGATGCAACACAAGGAATTTATGTCGGCCCGTAAATTCATACTTAAGGCTCAAAAGCTTTATTCTAATCTGGAGAGTATTTCTCAGATGCTAGTGGTTTGTGATGTGCATTGCTCTGCCGAAATCAAATTCAAAGGGAATGAAATTGACTGGTATGAGGTTCTTCAAATTGAGCAGACTGCTGATGACGCATCAATCAAAAAGCAGTATAGGAAGTTTGCTCTCCAACTCCATCCCGATAAAAACAAGTTCCCTGGTGCTGAAGCTGCATTTAAGCTGATAGGGGAAGCTCAACGAGTGCTTTTGGACCGGCAAAAGCGGTCCGTCCTTGACGTGAAACTCAAATCTTGTTTAAGTAATTCGGCACCTTCACGTGTTCCTCAGAGGGCAAGTGGGAACGCAAATATTGGAGCTCAAAGTAATCCTGGTCGCAGCTCTGTAAACTTGACTCGCCAGCACCAGCAGCCAAAACAGCCAGCTCAATCGGGGGTCTCCAATGGTTTTCCCACTTTCTGGACTGTTTGTCCGTTTTGTGCTGTGAAGTACCAGTACTATAGAGAAGTTATCAATAGACCTCTACGTTGTCACACTTGTGATAAGCCCTTCATTGCATATGATTGCGGTTATCAAGGAGCATCTCCAGCAACGAACTTGAAACAGCCAACATTTCCCCAGCAGAATGATGTACCGAACCAGGCTGCGCGCAATGGTAGTTTCAGTGCCGAGCATTCTAAAAAAGAGGTTTCTCAGAAGACAGCTCAGTCCTCTGAGGCTGGCTCCAAAAAAGGAAGTGGCAAGAGAAAGAGGAAGCAGGTATCGGAATCCAGTGAAAGTTGTGACACTGAAAATGGCAGCAATACCAGGGAAGATGAAATGGTTGATGAGGATGATAGTATTCAGGCTGGACAGAATTTGGGATGTAATAGAGAGCAAATCAGGAGATCTGAGCGGCGTAAGCAACGGGTTTCTTATAATGAAAATTTGAGTGATGATGAACAATCTGCTAAACAtccaaaagagaagaaaagtcgAGGATTGTCTTGTGATGCTGAAGAGGATGATGGAGATGtgatgaagaaagaagaatctAAAACGGATGAACAATCTGGTTTGGCTTCTGGCATGAATGCAGTTCTGAAAGAGATGAAACGAGAAGAAGACGTGGGTCTTGGAGAGAGGCTGCAGGATAAAATCAAGGAAGCTATTAATCTGAATGGAACAGAAAAAATAGTAGTAGATGATGGCAAGAAAAGTTTTATTGCACCGAATGATTCCTCATCGGATTTAAGTTCCAGAAATGCGCCTGATGTGGAGCTTTTTGAGTATCCTGATCCTGATTTTCATGACTTTGACGAAGACCGGAAGGAAGATTGTTTTGCAGTGGGGCAGATCTGGGCCATTTATGATACGCTGGAAGCTATGCCTAGATTTTATGCTCTGATAAGGAAGGTTTTTTCTCCTGGATTTAAGCTTCGGATAACCTGGCTAGAGCCGGACCCAGATGATAAATATGAAATTGAGTGGAATGATGAAGGCTTGCCAGTTGCTTGTGGTAAGTTCAAACTTGGTGACTCTGAATATACAGAGCAGCAGCAAATGTTCTCACATTTGATGGACTGTGAAAAAGGAAGTCAAAGAAATGCTTACAAGGTATTCCCAAGAAAGGGAGAAACTTGGGCTCTCTTTAAGAATTGGAATATTAAGTGGAAATCCATCACAGATACTCATCAGAATTATGAATATGAGTTTGTAGAAATCTTGTCAGACTACAACGAGGATAGGGGTACATATGTAGCATACTTAGGCAAGGTGAAAGGCTATGCAAGTATTTTCTGCCGGATGGTTAAAGAAAGTACCTCCACATTTCAAATACCTCCAAGTGAACTATTTAGGTTTGCCTATAGGGTACCTTCTTTTCCATTGACTGGTGAGGAAAGTGAAGGTGTGACAAAAGGATCCTTTGAACTAGATCCAGCATCTTTGCCTACCGGTCTCGAGGAGATTGATGTTCCTGAAGAGTTGAAAGTGGAGGCTGGAAGTATTGATCCCAGTGGTTTGTGTTCGAAACCTTCTGATGAAATCAAAGATGGAATAGGTTCTGAAGCAAGTACGTTTATGGACCGTGCTGATGGGGAGGCAGCCCATTTAGAGCCTCGTGATGATAATTCTGGAAAAGTTGGGGAAGATTATAGTGCTCCTCCATCCCCAACTTTTGAAGATGTCGACATTCCAGAACCAGAATTCTGCAATTTTGAGGCTTATAAATCTGTTGAAAACTTTCAGGTTGGTCAGATCTGGTCATTGTACTCGGAGGAGGATGGCTTGCCCAAATACTATGGTCAAATTACGAAAGTAGTTACTGAACCTAGTGTCAAACTTCAATTGAAGTGGCTGGCCCACTTGCCTGCTGACACGTTGCAGTGGTTTGACAAGGATGTGCCCATCTGTTGTGGGAAATTTAAGATTACCAATGATAAAGATTCCTACGCATCCACCAATACTTTCTCGCACCAGATGAGAGCAGAACCTGCTGGTAAGAAGAATGAATGTCATATTTTCCCTCGGAAGGGTGAGGTGTGGGCATTGTTTAAGAACTTGAATCCTGAAATGAAGTGTTCGGAATTGGAGCACTGTAAATATGACATAGTACATGTCCTTGAGGAAAATGATTTGCACTTGAAAGTTTCACTTTTAGAGCGTGTGGATGGTTTTAACTTGGTTTTCAAGGCTCAACTGCGAAAGGGTTCTGTTGTTACAAGGGATATCCGTAGGGTTGAGCAACTTAGGTTTTCCCATCAAATTCCTGCTTTCCAGTTAACTGAAGAAAGAGGTGGCGGCTTGAGAGGCTGTTGGGAGCTGGATCCAAACGCATTGCCAGTTCATTATTTTGCTTGA
- the LOC120014666 gene encoding pentatricopeptide repeat-containing protein At2g36980, mitochondrial, whose product MCSKLLFQTTSQITFLARSGCIGQARKLFDEMPQRDTIAWNAMLSGYNQLGFHNEALSLFHHMRKTGVGPDHFSFTATLSSCAGACDLGNGIKIHTLMVVFGYQSSLPVNNALIDMYGKCLNPSSAVKAFEEINYPNGVSWCSLLFAHANSGQFNVAREVFDVMPKTVNIPGNMLIVGYAQCGEIEMCLDLFREMLENSCQPDQWTFSALVSACTESSEFSYGCMIHAFVIKSGWSSAVEARNSIFSFYAKLGCKADAMKLLEPMEILNLVSWNAIIDAYMKEGDTHKALTAFQRAPEKNLVSWTSMITGYATNGRGDEALSFFADMLRNYLRPDDFTFGAALHACSNLAVLGHGRMVHGSIIQYGFNGYAYVANGLVNMYAKCGDVDGSSRAFNEIYHKDLISWNAMLFAFGLHGKANQALQLYEDMVSYGVIPDKVTFLGLLMTCSHSGLIEKGRLYFESMLSLYGLPHGTDHVACMVDMLGRGGYLAEAKDLAIKYSKTVDSKTVSFEALLRACTTYRDVGMGECVGRALKSLEPQQEISYVLQSNLYCANGQWQEAEMVRKLMADQGLKKIPGCSWIEIRNEVIAFVAGSLSHPYMEELHRIIQFLEFEMRNPCFISFES is encoded by the coding sequence ATGTGTTCGAAATTATTGTTCCAAACCACATCACAAATTACTTTTCTTGCAAGATCAGGCTGTATTGGGCAAGCTCGAAAACTGTTCGATGAAATGCCACAGAGGGACACCATCGCTTGGAATGCAATGCTTAGTGGGTATAATCAACTGGGTTTTCACAACGAAGCACTATCTCTCTTCCATCACATGAGAAAAACCGGCGTCGGACCTGATCACTTCTCGTTCACTGCAACACTGAGCTCCTGTGCAGGGGCTTGCGACCTTGGAAATGGAATAAAAATTCACACTCTAATGGTTGTGTTTGGTTATCAATCTTCATTGCCAGTCAATAATGCGCTTATTGACATGTATGGAAAGTGCTTGAACCCTTCGAGTGCTGTTAAAGCGTTTGAAGAAATAAATTATCCCAACGGAGTTTCATGGTGTTCGCTTTTATTTGCACATGCGAATTCTGGTCAGTTCAATGTAGCTCGTGAAGTTTTTGATGTGATGCCTAAGACCGTTAATATTCCTGGAAATATGTTGATTGTGGGTTATGCTCAATGTGGGGAAATTGAGATGTGTTTGGATTTGTTTAGGGAAATGCTTGAAAACTCGTGTCAGCCTGATCAATGGACATTTAGTGCCCTTGTAAGTGCTTGCACTGAATCATCAGAGTTCTCATATGGGTGCATGATTCATGCTTTTGTTATCAAAAGTGGTTGGAGCTCTGCAGTGGAAGCAAGAAATTCTATTTTCAGTTTTTATGCTAAGCTAGGCTGCAAGGCTGATGCTATGAAGTTGCTTGAACCCATGGAAATCTTGAATCTTGTGTCGTGGAATGCCATTATTGATGCTTATATGAAAGAAGGTGACACCCATAAAGCATTAACAGCATTTCAGCGTGCACCTGAAAAGAATTTAGTTTCATGGACGTCTATGATCACTGGGTATGCAACAAATGGGCGTGGCGATGAAGCTCTTAGCTTCTTCGCTGACATGTTAAGAAATTATCTTCGTCCAGATGACTTCACATTTGGAGCTGCACTTCATGCTTGTTCAAACTTGGCAGTGCTAGGTCATGGCAGAATGGTCCATGGAAGCATAATTCAATATGGTTTCAATGGTTACGCATATGTTGCCAATGGCTTGGTTAACATGTATGCCAAGTGTGGGGATGTAGACGGGTCAAGCCGAGCATTCAATGAGATTTATCATAAGGATTTGATTTCTTGGAATGCAATGTTATTTGCATTTGGGTTACATGGAAAGGCTAATCAAGCTCTCCAGCTGTATGAAGATATGGTATCCTATGGGGTGATACCAGATAAAGTGACTTTCCTTGGCCTATTGATGACTTGTAGTCACTCAGGGCTCATAGAGAAAGGTCGTTTGTATTTTGAATCAATGTTGTCCCTGTATGGGCTTCCCCATGGAACTGATCATGTGGCATGCATGGTTGATATGCTTGGCCGAGGAGGGTACCTAGCAGAAGCTAAAGATTTGGCTATTAAGTATTCCAAGACGGTTGACAGTAAGACAGTCTCTTTTGAGGCTCTTCTTAGAGCATGTACTACATATAGGGATGTCGGAATGGGGGAATGTGTGGGGAGAGCTTTAAAGAGTCTAGAACCACAACAGGAGATAAGCTATGTGTTGCAGTCGAATTTGTACTGTGCGAATGGTCAGTGGCAGGAAGCAGAGATGGTTAGGAAGTTAATGGCTGATCAGGGGTTGAAGAAAATTCCTGGTTGTAGCTGGATTGAGATAAGGAATGAAGTGATTGCTTTTGTAGCTGGAAGTCTTTCGCATCCATACATGGAAGAATTGCATAGGATTATACAATTtcttgaatttgaaatgagaaatcCTTGTTTTATTAGTTTTGAAAGCTGA